The genomic window GCGCCGCGTTGATGCGGCGCGCCAGTTCCTCGCCCCGCTCAGGGTGGCCGACAAGAGCGGCGATGTCGCGGATCTGCCGGAGGCTTTCCTCCACCGTGTTCGGCACGCCGAAGGCGCTGACGGGAATGCTCATCCGCTCCAGCGCGCGGCGGGTGGCGGGCGCGGTGTGGACGCTGGCCAGCACCAGATCGGGCTTTTGCATCAGCACCTCCTCGGCCGTGGCGTAGGTGAAGGGGAAGCGCCTGGCGAGATCGGCGACGGTGGAGCTGGCGGGGTCGCGCGAATAGTGGCTGAGCGCCGCGATCTGGCCGGGCTCGGCCACATGCAGCAAGATGGCATCAAGGCAGGGATTGAGCGAGACGATACGCCGGGGAGCCTGCGGGGGAACGGGTGCGGAGGCGGGCTCAGAGGGCGCATCATTCCGCGCCACGTCCAGCCCCATGACGGCAAACGGCAGGCCGACGGCCAGCCCAAGCAGGGCAACGCCTGCCGCCGCCAGCCTCCTGCCGCCGCCCGTTTGCGACGCCGCCGCGCGCCGCTTCCAGTTCCGAGGCCCGTTCAGCACCCAGCACCCGCGTCAAGGCCGGAGCGCCCCAACGGGCGCCCGGCGCAGCCACCACCATGGCCGGGCGGCACGGCGCGACCGCGCCCGCCTTCCGGCCGTCTCGGCGTCGTCTCACGGGAGAAAGACCGCGCGCTCGGCACACCCCGGCCGGGCGACAGACGACGGCGGCAGGCAGGTCTCCTGGCTTGCGGGTCTTCGTTCGGTGCGCGCCGCCTTCCCGGTTGAGCCAGTGGCGTTGATGGCGCGCGAACTCGCCGCTTACAGTTGCGGGGGCAGCCCCGGATTGGCCCGGCCGTTCCATGAAGCCGGCGCGTCACCGGGTTCCCTTTTCACCCCGGATACGGGGAACCTGTCGCACCTCTTCGGGTAAACCCGGCGACCCAAAGCGTCAAGCCGGGGATTTGCGGGCAAAAAAACAACCGGGGCCGTGGCGGTTCCTGCGCCGCCACGGCCCGAGCCGATGGTTTTCGGAAAGCGGAGAAAACCGCCGCGCCGCAACCTTACCGGGTTTGCCGGTTCTGTTCCGTATTCTGCGGGCGGGCCGTGCCGGTCGGGTCGCCTTCCGCATTGGCCGACGTGCGCTCCTCCGACTGGTCGGCGGCCACCGTGTCCTTCTCGGGATGGGCGACGTGATCGGTTTCCGGATGCTGGTCCGACGGACGGAAATCACATTCCTTCGGCTGCACCCGCGGACCATCGACCACCATCGAGACCGGATCGCTGGCGGGGAAGGATTCCTCGATCGCCTCGTCCAGAGCCTCGTCGGCGCGCTTCTCCTGCGCCTCGCCGCACTTCACGTCCTGCTTTTCCTGCGTGGGCTCTTCCTTGTTGGGGTCGGCAGACGAAGGGGTCATGTTCTGCATTGTTCCACTCCATGGCTAGGGACGAAAGCGGGCCTTGGCAGCAACAGTTTCAGTGGCAGCGCCCGCCTCCTCCTGAGAAAAAGAACCCGCCACCCGAGCCTTCTGTTCCGGCTGGAGGGGCCACCTGCCCTACTGCTGCGTTACCGTGCCGGTGAGGGTGAGCCGGCCCGAGGCCACGTCGGTCACCCGCAGGCAAACGACCGGCGACGACAGGGTGGCGCTGACCAGAAGCGTCGCGGTCATGCCGTCGTAGCGCAGCCTGCCCGGATCACCGAGCAGCTTGCGCGGCACATCGATTTCCACCTGCGAATTCCCGATGGTGAACGGCAGGTTGGCCACCTGGGTGAGCACCGGCAGGCCACCGGGCGTGGCGGGCGGCCCCTCCTCCATCGCAAGGCCGAACGGGCCACAGCTCTTGCCGGGCGACACCACGAACCAGTGAGGATGCCAGTTGGACGACAGCTGCTTGCCGCCCACGGTTTCCACCAGGTCGGGATGGCTGACCAGACCCAGCACCAGCAGCCCGCGCCGCGGCGGAAAGCCGACGATGCCGGAATCAAAATTGGTGGGCCACAGGTAGGCGAGCATCTCGCTGCCCGCCAGCTGGCCGGTCGGCATGGGCAGGCGCGCCCCGGCGGCGCCGCGCACGGTCATGCGGAAGCGCAGCGTCTCGGCATCCGCCGTCACCTCCGCCGTGCGGATATCGAAGGACGGATCAATCGCCTGACTGTCGGGCGACGTGAGAGCATCGGCCAGGGCAACCCCGCCAAGACCAAGGCCGGTCAGCAGGGCCGCTCCTGTCACAAAGCCATTGGCGCGCATGAATCTCACCTCTCCTTTCATGGGAATAACGAAAAAGAGGCGCAATTGCTCCGCCCGCGCCGCCCCCTGACCGCAGGCAACCCGAAAGGCCACGCAAAAAATACGGAGCGACAGACACCGCCCCGTATCGACCGGCCCACCGGGGAGGAAGGCGCGGGTCGCATCAAGGAAAGGAAAGAGGCGCGAGGGAGCATCTCCCCCCTCGCGCGACTGTTTATTCGCCTGCTTCCGCCTACTGTTGCTGGCGGTTCTGCTTCTGGCGCTGTTGCTGCTGCTGACGTTGAGGCTGCTGGCGCTGCTGCTGTTGCTGCTGACGCCCGCCGCGCTGCTCCTGGTTGCTCTGGTCTTGCTGACGCTGGTCGTCCTGGCGTTGATTGGCCATGGGTCATCTCCCTGGTTTCGCTACTCGGCCCCCGTTGCTGAACGGCGGGCGACAGGGCATGTTCCTGCTATCAGCAAACAGTTCCAGGCGTCCAACAGCGCCTCCCCCGGTGCCCGGTTAAAAATCCGGTGCCGGAGGAATTCCCCGCACCGGATTTTTCCTGCCCCCCGAGGATCAGGCCTTGCGGCTGCGCCGGCGCACGACAAAGCCGAGGCCCGCAATGCCAGCGCCGGCCAGGCCGAGCGCAGCCGGCTCCGGCACCGCCTGCGCGGTGATGAGGATGCCGGTTCGCAAAATGGCTGTCGTGTTTTCCTCCGTCAGGAAAAACAGCTCGTTGTCGCCATCGCCATCAAAGTCAGCGAAGAAAATCTGGCCGCCTTCAAACAGCGCCGGATCGAACACGAGGCGCGCCGTATAGAGGATGCCGTCAAATTCAAAGCTGCCGGCCAGATCTTCTGGGTTCTGCAGAATGAAAACATCGTCGCAGACAGACGCGGACTGGGGAACGGCGCAGGGGCCGACATTCGTCGTTTCGAGAAAATCGATATCGAAGACCCGCTCGATGTTGAAGCCAACCCCGAGGTTCGGATCGGCCGACTCGAAGGTCGCCATGATTTGCAGCTGTGCATTGGTGAGGGTTGGCGGCTTGATCGCAAAATTATCATGGGTGAGGGTGATGCCGGGTTGGGGAAGGCCGGAATTGGTGATGATGGGATCGGGCCCGCCCGCGCCCTCGCTGGTGACAAAACGGGTTACGGACAGGCTGCTGCGGCCGCCCCCGTTGACGGGCGTGCCCCAGCGCAGGGCATCGGTGCTGACGCCAATCACGCGGTCAACCCCGCCGGGGGACCAGCTGGTCCACTCGGCCTGCACCGAGTAATCCCATTGATTGATAAGTACGGCATGAGCCATTCCAGGAACGGCAGCGCACAAGCCGGCAACCGCCGCACTCAAAAACATTTTCTTTAATTTCATCTTTTTCTCCCAGGTTACCCGTTCGGGGTGCCTGTTGTTTTTTTGGTGACGGGAGAAGAGAGCAACGAACGTGCCAGATTGGAAAAGGCTGGAAATTCAATCGTTCCGCCTGCACACAAATATGACTGCCGCGTAATGGTGTAAGCCTGCCCGACGCCCCTGAAACAATCAGCTTCAAGACAGGCGGACTCGGCAGAGAAATTCTCAAGGGGCGCAGGCGCTTACGCCGCGCCATTTGATATCAACAAATGAAAAAGGCGCAGGAGCCCGAGGCCCCTGCGCCCTGAAAAACAGTACGCTTTTTTAATAACGAGCGCTGAGGCCGATGAACGCACCGCGCCCGAGGGTGCCGTAACCGCTGACGACCTCGTAGTCGGCATCGAACACGTTATCGACGCGGCCGTAGACCTCCAACCCCGGCAGGATGGCGTAGCCCGCGCGCAGGTCGACCAGCGTGTAGCCTTCCAGCCGGTTGACCTCGCCCGCGGAATCATAGCTGTCGCCGGTGAGGGTGAGGCTGGCCGAGAAATTCAGCTTCTCAGTCGCCGCCCAGTTCACCGAGGTCTGGAAGCTGTCGCGGGCGCGGCGGGCAAGGTCGGTGTCCGTCACCTCGTTCAGCGGCTCAAGCCAGGTGTAGTTGGCGCGGATGACCAGCGGGTCGATGGGCTGCAGCAGCAGGCCCAGCTCGACGCCCTTGAACGAGGCGCGGGCCACGTTGTCGTAATAGCCCCAGCGGCCGTCGGCGCACATGGGGTCGCCCGTGGTGCAGTTCACATAATCGATCTGGTTTTTCAGCTTCTGCTGGAAGTAGGTGCCGCTCACGCGGATGCGCCCCTCGACGAAGCCCTGATCGAAGCCCACTTCCCAGCCCTTGCTGGTTTCGGCGTCCAGATCCTCGTTCCCGTAGACGCTGTAGAGCTGATAAAGGCTCGGGGCCTTGAAACCCTCGCCCCAGTTGGCGCGCAGCAGCGTGTCGGTCTCCTCGATGCGGTAGGCCCCGGCGACGCGGAAGGTGGCGTGATCGCCAAAGGTGTCGTGGTCGTCATACCGCGCGCCCGCCGTCAGGGTGAGGCGCTCGAACAGCGTGGTCTGGCCCTGGGCGTAGAGGCTGTGAATGTCCACGTTCGCCCGCAGGGGCGCGGCATCGCCCAGCGCGATGTTGCGGATCTTGGTGCGCTCCGTCTCCGCGCCGAAGGTGATTTCCGTCGCCGGGCCCGCGCGCACCGTGCCCTGGTATTCGAAACGGCGGGTCTGGCCGCGCGTGTCGTTGGTCTTGAGGTCGGCGTCATAATCGGCGCGGTCCGTGCGGCTGTAACCCACCGCGAGGCGGTTGGAGAACGCGCCGCCAAGGGCATCGACGGTGACGCCCGCATAGCCGGAGTAGAGGGTGTTGGTGCTGTTGTTCTGCGTGTCGGCGAACATGTAGAGCGGCGGCGGGAAGCCGTCGTAGTCCGCCCGGCCGCGATTGTAGAGGCCCTTCAGGTCCAGCCGCACGTTGTCCGCCAGCCGCGCGCCCACGCTGCCGAGCACGGACCAGTTGCGGTAGCCGTCCTTCTCGGTGTTGCCGTCGTCCTTGTCGGCGGCGGAAATGCCGTCCGTGTCGTAGAAGCTGGCGGTCAGGGAGCCGGTGACGGCCTCGGTGCCGCCGGAGACGGTGCCCGCCGCGCGCCAGCTGTCGAAGCTGCCGCCCTCGACCAGCCCTTCGGCGTGCAGGCCGGGCTGGCCGGAGGTGGTGATGATGTTGATGACGCCGCCGATGGCGTGGCTGCCATAGAGCGTGGACTGGGGCCCGCGCAGCACCTCGACGCGCTCGATGCCGGTGGTGACGATATCGGTGAGGTGGGCGGTGCCGGCCGGCGTCGAGGGGTCGTTGAT from Pedomonas mirosovicensis includes these protein-coding regions:
- a CDS encoding ABC transporter substrate-binding protein → MLNGPRNWKRRAAASQTGGGRRLAAAGVALLGLAVGLPFAVMGLDVARNDAPSEPASAPVPPQAPRRIVSLNPCLDAILLHVAEPGQIAALSHYSRDPASSTVADLARRFPFTYATAEEVLMQKPDLVLASVHTAPATRRALERMSIPVSAFGVPNTVEESLRQIRDIAALVGHPERGEELARRINAALASIHATGKPIPALILQPDGFSPGTGTLQDDLLSRAGLANQAPRYGVDFWGIVPLERLVANPPRLLLTGDPHAGTPAARDRLLGHPVLQRLEGRMALAYYPPQLLYCGGPSLIEAARSLSAARKAVESAS
- a CDS encoding THxN family PEP-CTERM protein codes for the protein MKLKKMFLSAAVAGLCAAVPGMAHAVLINQWDYSVQAEWTSWSPGGVDRVIGVSTDALRWGTPVNGGGRSSLSVTRFVTSEGAGGPDPIITNSGLPQPGITLTHDNFAIKPPTLTNAQLQIMATFESADPNLGVGFNIERVFDIDFLETTNVGPCAVPQSASVCDDVFILQNPEDLAGSFEFDGILYTARLVFDPALFEGGQIFFADFDGDGDNELFFLTEENTTAILRTGILITAQAVPEPAALGLAGAGIAGLGFVVRRRSRKA
- a CDS encoding TonB-dependent receptor plug domain-containing protein; the encoded protein is MSPCHVNRLFLVTAAIALNFAAQPAFALEPVNPLDQIIVSATRTEQSLGVTGTSVSVLTAEDIKATRKTMLTDVLREVPGVTVVRSGGPGAQTSLFLRGVGGEETVVLVDGVRINDPSTPAGTAHLTDIVTTGIERVEVLRGPQSTLYGSHAIGGVINIITTSGQPGLHAEGLVEGGSFDSWRAAGTVSGGTEAVTGSLTASFYDTDGISAADKDDGNTEKDGYRNWSVLGSVGARLADNVRLDLKGLYNRGRADYDGFPPPLYMFADTQNNSTNTLYSGYAGVTVDALGGAFSNRLAVGYSRTDRADYDADLKTNDTRGQTRRFEYQGTVRAGPATEITFGAETERTKIRNIALGDAAPLRANVDIHSLYAQGQTTLFERLTLTAGARYDDHDTFGDHATFRVAGAYRIEETDTLLRANWGEGFKAPSLYQLYSVYGNEDLDAETSKGWEVGFDQGFVEGRIRVSGTYFQQKLKNQIDYVNCTTGDPMCADGRWGYYDNVARASFKGVELGLLLQPIDPLVIRANYTWLEPLNEVTDTDLARRARDSFQTSVNWAATEKLNFSASLTLTGDSYDSAGEVNRLEGYTLVDLRAGYAILPGLEVYGRVDNVFDADYEVVSGYGTLGRGAFIGLSARY